One window of the Pedobacter ginsengisoli genome contains the following:
- a CDS encoding PVC-type heme-binding CxxCH protein, protein MIRFAKRRTKVTLTILAGVIIALFTLQFTPSNTTPLQLKKGAHIVLIGNNLGSRMMNYGHFETEMHLRYPEFNLYIRNMCDGGNTPGFRPHASRVSPWAFPGAEKFQTELANNSDSEGHFETEDQWLSRLKADIIIAFFGYNESFEGPKGLENYKAELDAFIKHTLKQQYNGVTTPQLAIVSPIAFEDLSKQFDLPNGKQENINLSLYAEAMKEIASKNDVHFVDAYSPTKKWFERAEKYLTIDGSQLSDDGYARFAPLLADQVFGKQPIKTETNKDLVHAAVLEKNWTWHNDFKIPNGVHAYGRRYDPFGPDNYPAEIKRLREMTAIRDTAIWKAVLGEKMDLVAADKNTTPPPVVKTNYNAERNGSLRYLTGQEALSKLKVAPGFKIDLFASEKEFPDLAKPCQITFDNKGRLWVATMPSYPHYKPGDAKPNDKLIILEDTDNDGKADKQTVFADGLHLPLGFEITAEGVYLSQGTNFVLLKDTDGDGKADKKEILLSGFDDHDTHHNIHAFTTDPSGAIYMGEGVFLHTNVETSYGPVRATNGGFYRYSPQLHKLERTAQPYVPNPWGIAFDQWGQNFYAETSSPDVCWMLPVSVKPRYGVFTPKSRDLLQPEHRVRPTSGLEFVSSRHFPDELQGDFLINNTIGFLGTKEHTLVDEGTGYKSRHRQDLLIASDKNFRPVDLEFAPDGSLYVADWHNILIGHMQHNARDPLRDHVHGRIYRITYPSRPLIKPAKIVDASIPELLENLKLPEDRTRSRTRSELRGRNVSDVLTEVKSWVARLDKNDSRYEHNLLEALWVTWGANKVDDQLLRQLLKAKDFHARAAAVRVLRYTGHQIADQPELLMQAANDENGRVRLEVIAAASWLPKEKALPIEMQVAKKPLDDWMKAPYETAVAHLNGRSVDEKKEEKVTTALSGEERKLYVKGRAIFAKEGYCITCHQGDGKGLPSSGFPPIAGSKWVTGSEDRLIKLVLKGLQGPIEVNGKKYSGQVPMTPFGGLLKDEEVAAVLTYVRNSFGNKASAVSAAKVKVVRNATKAKTGFYSPAELLKQHPLEK, encoded by the coding sequence ATGATCAGATTCGCAAAAAGGAGAACCAAGGTTACTCTTACTATTTTGGCGGGTGTGATAATTGCGCTCTTTACCCTGCAATTCACACCTTCAAACACCACTCCACTCCAGTTAAAAAAGGGAGCTCACATTGTTCTTATTGGTAATAATTTAGGATCAAGGATGATGAACTATGGACATTTTGAAACAGAAATGCATTTGCGCTACCCAGAGTTCAACTTGTACATACGAAATATGTGCGACGGTGGAAATACACCTGGTTTTAGGCCACATGCCAGCAGAGTCTCACCTTGGGCATTTCCAGGAGCAGAAAAATTTCAGACAGAGCTTGCTAACAATTCTGATAGTGAGGGGCATTTTGAGACTGAAGATCAGTGGCTGTCCAGATTAAAAGCTGATATAATTATCGCTTTTTTTGGATACAATGAATCTTTTGAAGGTCCAAAAGGTCTTGAAAATTATAAAGCTGAATTAGATGCCTTTATTAAACACACCCTAAAACAACAGTACAATGGAGTTACAACACCACAGCTAGCAATTGTTTCACCTATTGCATTTGAAGATCTGTCTAAGCAATTTGACCTTCCAAACGGGAAACAGGAAAATATTAACTTGTCGTTGTATGCAGAGGCCATGAAAGAGATTGCATCTAAAAATGATGTACACTTTGTTGATGCTTATTCACCTACAAAAAAATGGTTTGAGCGTGCTGAAAAATACTTAACTATTGATGGATCGCAGCTTAGCGACGATGGTTATGCTCGCTTTGCACCTCTATTGGCTGATCAGGTTTTTGGCAAACAGCCGATAAAAACAGAAACGAACAAAGACTTAGTACATGCAGCGGTATTAGAAAAAAACTGGACATGGCATAACGACTTTAAGATACCAAATGGTGTACATGCATATGGCCGAAGATATGATCCCTTTGGACCTGATAATTATCCCGCGGAAATTAAGAGACTGCGTGAGATGACTGCTATAAGAGATACAGCTATCTGGAAAGCCGTACTTGGCGAAAAAATGGATCTTGTTGCGGCAGATAAAAACACGACCCCGCCCCCAGTTGTAAAAACAAATTACAATGCCGAGAGAAACGGAAGCTTAAGGTATTTAACAGGTCAGGAGGCACTAAGTAAATTAAAAGTTGCCCCAGGCTTTAAAATAGATCTTTTTGCCTCAGAAAAAGAATTTCCTGATTTGGCAAAACCCTGCCAGATAACCTTTGATAATAAAGGTAGGTTATGGGTAGCAACTATGCCAAGCTACCCACATTATAAACCCGGTGATGCCAAACCAAATGATAAACTGATTATTCTGGAAGATACGGATAACGATGGTAAGGCAGATAAGCAAACCGTTTTTGCGGATGGCTTGCATCTTCCATTAGGATTTGAAATTACTGCCGAAGGAGTTTACCTTTCGCAGGGTACTAACTTTGTGCTTTTAAAAGATACTGATGGCGATGGTAAGGCAGATAAAAAGGAAATTCTACTGAGTGGCTTTGATGATCATGATACCCATCACAATATACATGCTTTTACTACCGATCCTTCGGGAGCAATATATATGGGTGAGGGTGTATTTTTGCACACAAACGTAGAAACCTCCTATGGACCAGTTAGAGCCACAAATGGTGGTTTTTACCGCTACAGTCCCCAACTTCATAAATTAGAACGTACCGCACAGCCTTATGTGCCTAATCCATGGGGTATTGCATTTGATCAGTGGGGGCAAAATTTTTATGCCGAGACTTCGAGCCCCGATGTTTGCTGGATGCTGCCGGTTTCAGTAAAACCAAGATATGGTGTGTTTACTCCAAAATCAAGAGATTTGCTGCAACCAGAGCATCGTGTTCGCCCTACTTCTGGGCTGGAGTTTGTTTCCAGTCGACACTTCCCCGATGAACTGCAGGGAGATTTCCTGATAAACAATACCATAGGTTTTCTGGGTACTAAAGAACATACGCTTGTAGATGAGGGCACGGGATATAAAAGTCGCCACAGACAAGATTTATTAATAGCTTCAGATAAAAATTTCAGACCGGTAGATCTGGAATTTGCGCCTGATGGTTCTCTGTATGTTGCGGATTGGCACAATATTCTAATAGGTCATATGCAACATAATGCCCGAGACCCGCTTAGAGACCATGTACATGGTCGAATTTACAGAATCACCTATCCTTCCCGTCCTTTGATAAAACCTGCAAAAATTGTTGACGCAAGTATACCAGAGCTTTTAGAAAATCTTAAATTGCCTGAGGACAGAACAAGATCGCGCACAAGATCTGAATTGCGTGGACGGAATGTTTCGGATGTGCTTACTGAAGTAAAATCGTGGGTTGCCAGATTGGATAAAAATGATTCAAGATACGAGCATAATCTTTTAGAAGCACTTTGGGTAACCTGGGGAGCAAATAAGGTAGATGATCAATTACTAAGACAATTATTAAAAGCTAAGGATTTTCATGCAAGGGCGGCAGCTGTAAGGGTATTAAGGTACACCGGACATCAGATAGCAGATCAACCTGAATTATTAATGCAGGCTGCCAATGATGAAAATGGCAGGGTTCGTTTGGAAGTAATTGCAGCTGCATCTTGGTTACCTAAAGAAAAAGCATTGCCTATTGAAATGCAGGTTGCTAAAAAGCCACTTGACGATTGGATGAAAGCACCTTATGAAACTGCTGTTGCTCATTTAAATGGCAGATCTGTTGACGAGAAAAAAGAAGAGAAAGTAACTACTGCACTTAGTGGCGAAGAACGTAAGCTTTACGTGAAAGGACGTGCAATATTTGCTAAAGAAGGATATTGTATTACTTGCCATCAGGGAGATGGTAAAGGTTTGCCATCATCTGGCTTCCCTCCAATTGCCGGTTCTAAATGGGTTACAGGAAGTGAAGACCGATTAATTAAGCTGGTATTAAAAGGTTTACAGGGCCCAATTGAAGTTAATGGGAAAAAATATAGTGGTCAGGTACCAATGACTCCTTTTGGAGGTTTATTGAAGGATGAAGAAGTGGCTGCAGTACTTACATATGTAAGGAACTCATTTGGAAATAAGGCTTCGGCTGTTTCTGCCGCTAAAGTAAAAGTAGTCCGAAATGCTACCAAGGCCAAAACAGGATTTTATAGTCCGGCGGAGCTGTTAAAGCAACATCCGTTAGAAAAATAA
- a CDS encoding NAD-dependent epimerase/dehydratase family protein, whose protein sequence is MHTILGAGGPTANALTKELLKHDLNETIRLVSRKPLKVTGSNVTWQKADLLNYAEVLAAVKGSAVVYMCAGLIYDKAIWQQQWPVIMQNLINATKETRARLIFFDNVYMYGLVKGPMFETTPYNPVSVKGEVRARIATQLMDEVKAGNVQATIARAADFYGTDSMNSFLDMMVLDKYAKKTTAQWIGDPKVLHNFTYIPDTGKAMYLLGQTPDSGNQIWHLPTAAPITGKDFITLAADIYGVKPSYTTINKFMLQLVGLFKKVVAGTVEMYYQYDHDYNFNSSKFENTFNLKPTSYREGIKLMSETLYQIK, encoded by the coding sequence ATGCATACTATATTGGGAGCCGGCGGACCAACAGCAAACGCACTTACAAAAGAGTTATTAAAACATGATCTCAATGAGACCATACGACTGGTAAGCCGCAAACCCTTAAAAGTTACGGGCAGTAATGTTACCTGGCAAAAGGCCGATTTGCTAAATTATGCAGAAGTGCTGGCTGCTGTAAAAGGTTCTGCTGTAGTTTACATGTGTGCAGGTCTGATTTACGATAAGGCCATATGGCAACAACAATGGCCAGTTATTATGCAAAACCTGATTAATGCGACAAAAGAGACACGGGCAAGATTAATATTTTTTGACAATGTATATATGTATGGGCTGGTTAAGGGACCAATGTTTGAAACCACCCCGTACAATCCTGTTAGTGTAAAGGGCGAGGTTAGAGCCCGTATTGCCACACAATTGATGGACGAGGTAAAAGCAGGAAATGTACAGGCCACCATTGCCAGGGCTGCCGACTTTTACGGTACTGATTCTATGAATAGTTTCCTTGACATGATGGTTTTAGATAAATACGCTAAAAAAACAACAGCACAATGGATCGGTGATCCAAAAGTGCTGCACAATTTTACTTATATACCTGACACTGGAAAAGCGATGTACCTTTTGGGGCAAACGCCTGATTCAGGTAATCAGATATGGCATTTACCTACAGCTGCACCAATAACAGGGAAGGATTTTATAACATTGGCTGCAGATATTTATGGAGTAAAACCTTCATATACTACCATTAATAAGTTTATGCTTCAATTGGTTGGCTTGTTTAAAAAAGTTGTAGCAGGAACGGTAGAAATGTACTATCAGTATGATCATGACTATAATTTCAATTCTTCAAAATTTGAGAATACATTTAACCTAAAACCAACTAGTTACAGAGAGGGAATAAAACTGATGTCGGAGACTTTGTACCAGATAAAATAA
- a CDS encoding Crp/Fnr family transcriptional regulator, which yields MINSNISNEALGIFRKGLARFITFDEAEWIEFIRHLDNIVIKKKDHFSVKDKVCDDIGFIISGSVRYYHIKDGTELTGYFSFENEFVSSYKSYLTRQPCTGYIQALEQTEMILISSKNMDLMLNHPLLGYKMERFGRLVAEHYICCYEDRITSFITKTPEERYLKMLETEPEIMLRIPQHYVANFLGITAVSLSRIRKRTLIYA from the coding sequence ATGATTAATTCTAATATTTCAAATGAAGCTCTGGGGATTTTTCGGAAAGGGTTAGCGCGTTTCATCACTTTTGATGAAGCAGAATGGATTGAATTCATCAGGCATCTTGACAATATAGTTATTAAAAAGAAAGACCATTTTTCGGTTAAAGATAAAGTTTGCGATGACATTGGCTTTATTATAAGTGGTTCTGTTCGATACTACCATATTAAGGATGGAACAGAATTAACCGGATATTTCAGCTTTGAAAATGAATTTGTAAGTTCTTACAAAAGCTATCTTACCAGACAACCCTGTACCGGTTATATACAAGCGCTCGAGCAAACGGAAATGATACTTATTTCCAGTAAAAACATGGACTTAATGCTTAACCACCCATTATTGGGCTATAAGATGGAACGTTTTGGCCGGCTGGTTGCAGAACATTACATCTGCTGTTATGAAGACCGAATTACATCATTTATTACTAAAACGCCTGAAGAGCGCTATCTTAAAATGCTTGAAACTGAGCCAGAAATAATGCTGCGTATACCACAACATTATGTTGCAAATTTTTTAGGCATTACTGCTGTATCGCTTTCCCGAATAAGAAAAAGAACTTTAATCTACGCCTAA
- a CDS encoding family 16 glycoside hydrolase has protein sequence MKSPKFLIIALLSTFTVTVKVSAQKTTTVDITKVRHTVNRTINMTDAALSPILHINANAGPGLAIIKHRDFKNGEIEFEVKGEDVFQKSFVGFAFHIQNDSTYQAIYFRPFNFKADDALRKKHAVQYISVPDNDWPKLRSSFPLKYEQPLGADVNPADWFKVRIKVAEKLISVYVNGNSKPCLEVVPLGNLNSGKIAFWAGHESAGDFRNLKIKGN, from the coding sequence ATGAAAAGTCCAAAATTCTTAATTATCGCCTTGTTATCCACTTTTACGGTCACCGTAAAAGTATCAGCTCAGAAAACAACAACGGTAGACATTACAAAGGTTAGACATACTGTAAATCGAACTATAAATATGACCGATGCAGCCCTAAGCCCCATTCTACACATAAATGCCAATGCTGGTCCGGGTTTGGCTATTATAAAACATCGTGACTTTAAAAATGGTGAAATAGAGTTTGAAGTGAAGGGGGAAGATGTTTTTCAAAAAAGCTTTGTCGGATTTGCCTTTCATATACAAAACGATTCTACCTATCAGGCAATTTATTTTAGACCATTTAATTTTAAGGCAGATGATGCTCTTCGTAAAAAGCATGCAGTTCAATACATCTCAGTTCCAGACAATGATTGGCCGAAACTAAGATCATCTTTTCCGTTAAAATATGAGCAGCCACTTGGAGCAGATGTAAATCCGGCAGACTGGTTTAAGGTTCGAATTAAAGTTGCCGAAAAATTGATCAGTGTTTACGTGAACGGAAATTCTAAACCTTGTTTAGAGGTAGTTCCTTTAGGTAATTTAAATTCCGGAAAAATAGCTTTCTGGGCTGGGCATGAATCTGCTGGAGATTTCAGAAACTTAAAAATCAAAGGAAATTAA
- a CDS encoding M16 family metallopeptidase, with the protein MKSRNLLFSFLVFAVLSMPFTIVAQVKKERLLALNPQVKTGKLKNGFSYYIQKNVEPKNRAILYLVVKAGSILENENQRGLAHFMEHMSFNGTKHFPKNELIEYLQKSGIRFGADLNAYTGFDETVYQLPIPTDNQQILKNGMLILRDWAQDACLDPEEIERERGVVLEEKRLRAGARQRVQDQTLPSLLNYSKYVKRLPIGTEEVLKNFTPEVIRSFYKDWYRPDLQAVIVVGDVDVQAIEAEIKRLFANLKMPAQAKKQQSYNIALDGKNKFKTVTDPELSETTIEILVKHKEQVIRREIDFKENLIRNLFSGMFAARLAEASKRSNAPFMKLNGGFGALMGGLNVLSISLTPRKDEFESGFKAAWTEVEGINRNGFTESELLRMKQQVVAQMEASLREKDKQTSTALADQYKVHFLKGEAVPGIEREFNLVKRMLPEITLAKVNGVAKTLMKAINRDVIITAPTAEKVNLPDENTVYTWMNTVQRSVIKPYVEAKTGRGLLSKRPVNGSIVGERQIPELGLTEWTLSNGARVVLKPTDYKNDEIVFLALSKGGTSLYRDADYESAANAAGIIASFGLGDHDNISLPKVLNGKQASVKPFIGDRVEGLQGGASVKDMGVAMELIHLYFTEPRKDTALFHTIIRNSAQQINMRYTDPNNIFADTVATVLGNYHPRKSGPTLDKLRSITLDKAFNIYQERFSDAGDFTFFFVGSFNIDTLRLQAEQYLASLPAKGLKEQANDLGIRTPTGKISKTVLSGKEDKATVKLVFTGDYEFNAQNNLSLIALQEILQFRLTERLRETEAGVYTPSVQIARTKYPANRYSFTVNFGCAPANVEKLIAATLEELKKLREKGVLATDLQKFKAEQIRQNELMENNNGFWLNYLSLQYLDDEDPKAFLKANETIEQLDTATLHAAAKAYLKEDNFIRFVLLPDL; encoded by the coding sequence ATGAAAAGTAGAAATTTGTTATTTTCCTTTTTAGTATTTGCTGTTCTTAGTATGCCATTTACAATAGTAGCACAGGTAAAAAAGGAACGTTTACTTGCGCTTAACCCTCAGGTAAAAACCGGGAAACTTAAAAATGGTTTTAGTTATTACATTCAAAAAAATGTAGAACCAAAAAACAGGGCTATTTTATATCTGGTTGTAAAAGCTGGTTCTATTTTAGAAAATGAAAATCAGCGTGGCCTGGCTCATTTTATGGAACATATGAGTTTTAATGGAACCAAACATTTTCCGAAGAATGAATTAATTGAATACCTGCAAAAATCGGGAATCCGTTTTGGAGCTGATCTTAATGCTTACACAGGCTTTGATGAAACAGTATATCAGTTACCTATCCCCACCGATAACCAACAGATACTGAAAAACGGGATGCTGATTTTGCGTGACTGGGCACAGGACGCTTGCCTGGATCCCGAAGAAATAGAACGTGAACGAGGAGTAGTTTTGGAAGAAAAGCGCTTGCGTGCTGGTGCCCGCCAAAGAGTACAGGATCAAACCTTGCCATCTTTGCTAAACTACTCTAAATATGTAAAGCGCCTTCCGATTGGCACCGAAGAAGTACTGAAAAACTTTACACCCGAGGTAATCCGTTCTTTTTACAAAGACTGGTACCGACCGGATTTGCAAGCAGTGATTGTGGTTGGAGATGTGGATGTTCAGGCTATTGAGGCAGAAATTAAACGTTTGTTTGCTAACCTTAAAATGCCTGCACAAGCTAAAAAGCAGCAGAGTTATAATATTGCGCTGGATGGTAAAAACAAGTTTAAAACAGTTACTGATCCTGAATTGTCAGAAACCACTATTGAGATTCTGGTTAAACACAAAGAACAGGTTATCAGGAGGGAAATTGATTTTAAAGAAAACCTGATCAGAAATCTTTTTTCAGGAATGTTTGCCGCACGATTGGCAGAGGCCTCAAAAAGATCCAATGCCCCCTTTATGAAGCTAAATGGAGGGTTTGGTGCATTGATGGGCGGATTGAATGTGCTTTCTATAAGCCTGACACCCCGTAAAGATGAGTTTGAATCTGGGTTTAAGGCGGCATGGACCGAAGTAGAGGGTATTAACAGGAATGGTTTTACTGAATCAGAACTGCTTAGAATGAAACAACAGGTAGTAGCTCAGATGGAGGCTTCATTAAGAGAAAAAGATAAACAGACTTCTACAGCACTTGCAGATCAGTATAAAGTCCATTTTTTGAAAGGAGAGGCTGTGCCTGGGATTGAAAGGGAGTTTAATTTAGTGAAAAGGATGCTTCCTGAAATCACTTTAGCAAAAGTAAATGGTGTGGCCAAGACATTAATGAAAGCTATAAACAGGGATGTCATTATTACTGCTCCGACTGCTGAAAAGGTAAACTTACCTGATGAGAATACTGTATATACCTGGATGAATACGGTTCAACGTTCGGTAATTAAACCTTATGTAGAAGCTAAGACAGGTAGAGGATTATTATCAAAACGTCCTGTAAATGGAAGTATTGTTGGAGAACGTCAAATTCCTGAACTGGGTTTGACAGAATGGACTCTGAGTAATGGTGCTAGGGTAGTATTAAAACCAACAGATTATAAGAACGATGAAATAGTGTTTTTGGCGTTAAGTAAAGGAGGGACTTCGTTATATCGCGATGCAGATTATGAATCGGCAGCAAATGCAGCGGGCATTATAGCAAGCTTCGGACTTGGTGATCATGACAACATTAGCCTTCCTAAAGTACTCAATGGAAAACAAGCTTCTGTTAAGCCTTTTATTGGTGATAGGGTTGAAGGGTTGCAGGGCGGGGCATCAGTAAAGGATATGGGAGTGGCAATGGAATTGATTCACCTGTATTTCACAGAACCGAGAAAGGATACAGCACTGTTTCACACCATTATCAGGAACTCTGCCCAGCAGATTAATATGCGTTATACAGATCCAAATAATATTTTTGCAGATACTGTTGCTACCGTGTTGGGTAATTATCATCCACGAAAGTCAGGGCCAACTCTAGATAAACTGAGAAGTATTACACTAGATAAAGCTTTCAATATTTATCAGGAGCGTTTTTCTGATGCAGGCGACTTTACTTTCTTCTTTGTAGGTAGCTTTAATATCGATACACTACGGCTGCAAGCAGAGCAATATCTGGCTTCATTGCCGGCTAAGGGCTTAAAGGAGCAGGCTAATGATCTCGGCATACGTACGCCTACCGGTAAAATTTCTAAAACAGTTCTGTCGGGTAAGGAAGATAAAGCAACTGTGAAACTGGTATTTACTGGCGATTATGAATTTAATGCGCAGAATAACCTATCGCTGATAGCTTTGCAGGAAATCCTTCAGTTTCGACTTACTGAAAGATTGAGAGAGACTGAGGCAGGTGTGTATACGCCAAGTGTTCAGATAGCCCGCACTAAGTATCCCGCAAACCGTTACAGTTTTACAGTAAATTTTGGCTGTGCACCGGCGAATGTAGAGAAGCTGATTGCTGCTACATTGGAAGAATTAAAGAAATTAAGAGAGAAAGGTGTATTAGCAACTGACCTGCAAAAGTTTAAGGCTGAGCAGATCAGGCAAAATGAACTGATGGAAAACAACAATGGGTTTTGGCTGAACTATTTGTCGTTGCAATATCTTGATGATGAAGACCCTAAAGCCTTTTTAAAGGCCAATGAAACAATTGAACAACTAGATACTGCAACCTTGCATGCTGCTGCGAAAGCCTATCTGAAAGAAGACAATTTTATAAGGTTTGTATTATTGCCTGATTTATAA
- a CDS encoding DUF1572 domain-containing protein: MSLTAQLAKHLRDVHFGGNWTSSNLKDNLANVTWQQATSQVHSLNTIATLVYHVNYYISAVLKVFQGAPLDASDKYSFDLPPIQSEKDWNNLRDKAFADAETFTLLIEHLPEHKLWENFADEKYGSYYRNIQGIIEHTHYHLGQIALVKKILLQEHQNKD, encoded by the coding sequence ATGAGTTTAACAGCACAATTAGCAAAGCATTTAAGAGATGTCCATTTTGGCGGAAACTGGACATCCTCAAACCTCAAGGATAATTTGGCAAATGTAACCTGGCAACAGGCTACAAGCCAAGTTCATTCTTTAAATACCATTGCTACATTAGTTTATCATGTAAACTATTACATAAGCGCTGTACTAAAGGTATTTCAGGGGGCACCACTTGATGCAAGCGATAAATATAGTTTTGACCTTCCACCAATCCAGTCTGAAAAAGACTGGAATAATTTACGGGATAAAGCTTTTGCCGATGCTGAAACCTTCACTTTATTAATAGAACACCTGCCAGAGCATAAGCTTTGGGAAAACTTTGCAGACGAAAAATATGGAAGTTATTACAGAAATATCCAGGGAATTATTGAACATACCCATTACCATTTGGGACAGATTGCATTAGTTAAAAAAATTCTTTTACAAGAACACCAAAACAAGGATTAA
- a CDS encoding VOC family protein, with protein MKNLIYPCLTIRGKIGEASDFYIQTFGDGKISETSPIVIQIELSGQKFMLLNDGPASSPNPSISFMVLCESAQEAEKYWNKLVAGGSVLMPLDSYDWSPKYGWVQDKYGVSWQIYTGDKPDSQQQKFSPTLMFTGGEAGKAESAVHYYTDLFPQSNVEGVLKYSKEDEDKEEFVKHAQFKIKDYVLMAMDSSADHGFGFTDAISLVVECENQEEIDKYWDELTGNGGQEIACGWLVDKYGVSWQIIPKDIVKLVTDPVRGEKAMGALMKMKKLIIADLENA; from the coding sequence ATGAAAAATTTAATTTATCCTTGTTTAACTATCAGAGGTAAAATAGGAGAGGCTTCAGATTTTTACATCCAGACCTTTGGAGACGGGAAAATCAGTGAGACTTCACCAATAGTGATACAAATTGAATTAAGTGGGCAAAAATTTATGCTGCTTAACGATGGCCCTGCATCATCACCTAACCCTTCAATTTCTTTTATGGTTCTTTGCGAAAGCGCGCAGGAAGCAGAAAAATATTGGAATAAACTTGTAGCGGGAGGCAGTGTGTTGATGCCGCTGGATAGTTATGACTGGAGCCCTAAATATGGTTGGGTACAAGATAAGTATGGAGTATCGTGGCAGATATACACTGGTGATAAGCCTGATTCGCAACAGCAGAAGTTTAGTCCAACACTAATGTTTACAGGAGGTGAAGCAGGTAAAGCTGAGAGCGCTGTTCATTACTATACAGATTTATTTCCTCAATCGAATGTGGAAGGTGTATTAAAATATAGCAAAGAGGATGAAGACAAAGAGGAATTTGTAAAGCATGCACAATTTAAGATTAAAGATTATGTTCTTATGGCTATGGATAGTTCTGCTGACCACGGTTTCGGTTTTACTGATGCAATATCTTTAGTTGTAGAATGTGAAAATCAGGAAGAAATTGATAAGTATTGGGATGAATTAACAGGAAATGGGGGGCAAGAAATTGCCTGCGGCTGGTTAGTTGATAAGTATGGCGTAAGCTGGCAAATTATACCCAAAGATATAGTTAAATTGGTTACCGATCCTGTGCGCGGTGAAAAGGCAATGGGAGCACTAATGAAAATGAAAAAACTGATCATTGCAGATTTGGAAAATGCATAA
- a CDS encoding S1/P1 nuclease encodes MRQYTLTASLIVLTIALVSWGQKGHKAIATIAEKHLTTNTKNIVNNYLKGETMSEASTWADEISNDSKYKNTASWHYVNLPLGLTKDQFTDYIIKQDKDNVYTAILKAEANLKDKTLSLEQKNEALKFLIHLVGDAHQPMHVSRAEDKGGNNVQVRFNGKGTNLHALWDGKLIDHEGFNYAEMAKKYDWANPDQVKKWQADSPMQWLWESYQVSTQIYDEIQPGGNIDEATYKKSIAIIHLRVAQAGVRLAGELNKLLNDQKFNPAEKVTTPISANVAPNKPINKPVATKAISIKLSDLKSSIGKNVIVTGKVYSLKDIKSMVLVNVGAAHPNQLLTLALKGKAKELANKMNGKTITIQGTVSTFKGRPEMVVNDPNLIKF; translated from the coding sequence ATGAGACAATATACCTTAACCGCTTCCTTAATCGTATTGACTATTGCCCTGGTATCATGGGGACAGAAAGGTCATAAAGCCATTGCAACAATCGCAGAAAAACACTTAACCACAAATACTAAAAACATAGTAAACAACTACTTGAAGGGTGAGACCATGAGCGAAGCAAGTACCTGGGCTGATGAGATTAGTAACGATTCTAAGTATAAAAATACAGCTTCATGGCATTATGTTAACCTGCCACTTGGATTAACAAAAGATCAATTCACAGACTACATTATCAAACAGGATAAGGACAATGTTTATACTGCAATTTTAAAAGCAGAAGCAAACCTAAAGGACAAAACACTTAGTTTAGAACAAAAAAATGAAGCTTTAAAATTCCTGATTCACTTGGTAGGTGATGCACATCAGCCTATGCATGTTAGCCGTGCAGAAGATAAAGGTGGCAACAACGTACAGGTTAGATTTAATGGAAAAGGGACCAATTTACACGCCCTATGGGATGGAAAACTTATTGACCACGAGGGGTTCAATTATGCTGAAATGGCAAAAAAATATGACTGGGCAAATCCTGACCAAGTAAAAAAATGGCAAGCCGATAGCCCTATGCAATGGCTATGGGAAAGTTACCAGGTTAGCACCCAGATATATGACGAAATACAACCTGGGGGCAATATTGATGAGGCTACTTACAAAAAATCAATTGCAATTATCCACTTGCGTGTTGCTCAGGCTGGTGTACGCCTGGCCGGAGAACTCAATAAATTATTGAATGATCAGAAATTCAATCCTGCTGAAAAAGTTACAACACCAATTTCTGCTAATGTTGCGCCAAATAAACCAATTAATAAACCTGTAGCCACCAAAGCAATTTCAATAAAACTATCAGATCTAAAAAGTTCAATTGGCAAGAATGTAATAGTTACAGGCAAAGTATACAGCCTGAAAGATATTAAAAGCATGGTATTGGTAAATGTTGGGGCAGCTCACCCTAACCAATTGCTTACACTTGCCTTAAAAGGAAAAGCAAAAGAACTGGCAAATAAAATGAATGGAAAAACTATTACTATCCAAGGTACAGTAAGTACATTTAAAGGAAGGCCAGAAATGGTAGTTAACGACCCTAATCTGATTAAATTTTAA